A region of Pseudomonadota bacterium DNA encodes the following proteins:
- a CDS encoding phage integrase N-terminal SAM-like domain-containing protein, with amino-acid sequence MTAVEALKLNGKGERTQEAYVRHVRKLIEFHDGKDPDRITEDELKKYFIHRQDVNKWQPNTMRCCPVTTKDKHRFSGSHLF; translated from the coding sequence ATGACAGCGGTTGAAGCCCTTAAACTTAACGGCAAAGGCGAACGTACCCAGGAAGCTTATGTCCGGCATGTGCGTAAACTAATCGAGTTTCATGATGGCAAAGATCCCGATCGGATTACCGAGGATGAACTAAAAAAATATTTCATCCATCGCCAGGATGTCAATAAGTGGCAACCCAACACCATGCGGTGCTGCCCGGTCACCACCAAAGATAAACATCGGTTTTCCGGAAGCCATCTTTTTTGA